CGATCGCCCCGCCGGCGGCGAGGAGCGCCACCTCGTAGCTCTCCGGCGACACGAAGGTGTCGGCGTCGAGGGGGGCGGGCGCCCGGCGCGCCGCGGCTGCGATGCGCTCGAGGTGCGCGCGCGGATGCACGGCGAGGATCTCCTCGGGCGTGGCGGGCCGCACCGGCCGGGCGAGCAGCCGCTCGCGTCTCGCCGCGAGCGCGTCCCCCACGGCGGCGAGCCGCTCCGGCCGCTCCGGATGGCCGGGGGGCGAGCGGTGCTCCCGGTAGCGCGCGTCGTCGAACACGGCGATGCGGCGCGTGACGGGCATCGGGGCGCATGGTATCCCGTGGGCCTGGGCGGCGCCGACGCGCGGGGCCGCGGAGGCGTCGCAAGGGCGTGAGCGCGAGGGTGGCTTGATGCACGCGCCGGGTTGCGTGGCGATCACGGGGCTGCGCAGCTTCGTCGGGCAGCGCCTCGCCGAGCGCCTCAGCGCGCGCGGGCACGGGCTGCGCGTGCTCGGCATCGACCTGCGGCGACCCTGGCGCCTCGAGCGCCGCGTCCCCTTCGAGCGCGTCGACCTGACCGATCCGAGCGCCAACGCCAGGCTCGCCGAGCTGTTCGCACGCGAGCGCGTCGAGGCGGTGGTGCACACCGCCTTCCGCCGCGACCCGACTCCCGACCTCGAGGCCGACCACGAGCTCGAGACGATCGGCACCTTGCACCTGCTCCACGCCTGCGCGGCGGCCAAGGTGTCGCGGCTGGTCGTGGCGTCGAGCACGATGCTCTACGGGCCGCGCCCGGACAACCCGCAGTACCTGTCCGAGTCCCATCCGCTGCGCGGCCATCCCGACGCGCACTGCATCCGCAACCGGGTCGAGATGGAGGAGCTGGTCGCCGAGTGGGGCCGCAAGCGCCCCGACGCCGACGTCACCGTCCTGCGCTGCGCCTGGGTCATGGGCCCGAGCCATTGGGACCGCGTGGTGCGCCATTTCGCAGGCTCGCTCGTCACGACCGTGCTCGGCTACGACCCGCTGCTGCAGTTCGTGCACGAGGACGACTGCCTCGATGCCTTCGAGCAGGCGGTTCTCGAGCGGCGCCGAGGCGTGTACAACGTGGTGGCGCCCGGGGCGCTGCCGCTCTCGATGCTGCTGCGGCTCGCGGGCAAGACGGCGCTGCCGGCCCCGGCGCCGCTCCTCTACCGGATCCGGGACCTGGCGTCGCGTACCCAGACCGGGGACCCCCCCGCGGCCTTCTACGACTACCTGCGCTGGCTCTGGCTTGCGGAGGGCGAACGCGCCTGGAACGCGTTCGGCGAGCCGGTCTACAGCACGCGCGAGGCCTGGATCTCGTTCGTCGCGTCGCGCCGCATGCGGCAGTACCGCTGACGCAGGCTAGGATCGTCCCCGTGAGCGAGCCGCACCTGCCCGAGTCCGGCGAGGACGCTCCGGCGCCCGATCCCGAGGGAGCCGCGGCCGAGGCGCGCGCGCGGCGGCGCCTCGAGGGCGGGCTGCTGCAGGAGGCGCTCGGCGCCCTGCGCGCCGAGCTCTCCGCGCGGCTGCCCTCCGGCGAGCACGGTGTCGACTGGATGGCGCTCTTCGACTCGCTGCGGCGCCGGCTCGGCTCGACGGGCATGCGCAGCCTGCCCGCCGAGGTCGACGAGTTCGGCCTGGACCGGGCGGCCCTCGAACGCGCGCGGCCCTGGCTCGACGCGCTCCTCGACCGCTGGTGGCGCGTCGAAGTGTCGGGTGCCGACGCCCTGCCGCGCGGCCAGCCGTGCCTCTTCGTCGCCAACCACTCGGGCCTGCTGCCGTGGGACGGCCTCGTGATCTGTCACGCGCTCGGGCGCGAGCGGCTCGCGCCCGAGGCGCCGCGCTTCCTGGTCGAGGACTGGCTGCTCGGGCTGCCCTTCGCCCAGCCCTTCCTGACCCGGCTCGGCGGGGTCCGCGCCTGCCGCGAGAACGCCGAGCGGCTGTTGCGCACGCGGCGCTCGGTGGTGGCCTTCCCGGAAGGCGCCAAGGGTGCCACCAAGGTGTTCCGGCAGCGCTACCGGGTGCAGCGCTTCGGCCGCGGCGGCGTGGTCCGCACCGCGATCGCCACCCGCGTGCCGCTGGTGCCGGTCGCGGTGGTGGGCGCCGAGGAGGCGCACCCGGTGCTGTTCAAGGTCGAGTCGGCGGCCCGTGCGATCGGGCTTCCCTTCGTGCCCGTGACGCCCACCTTCCCGTGGCTGGGACCGCTCGGCCTCGTGCCGCTCCCCTCCAAGTGGTGGATCGGCTTCGGCGAGCCGGTCCGCACCGACGAACTCGTGCCCGAGGCCGAGCAGGACGAGCTCCTGGTCTCGCGTCTCAACGAGCAGCTGCGTGCCGCGGTGCAGGAGCGGCTCGACGAGGGCCTGCGGGCGCGGCCATCGGTCTGGGGCTGAGGCGCGACCCCTCCCGGGCCCGCGCAATCGCCGGGCGCCGCTCAGCCGGTGCCGCGATCCAGGGATGCGTCGTCGTCTTCTTCGTCGTCGATGTCGCGCACGGGGTGCGCGGGCGGGCGCGGCGCGCGCGGGAGCGGCGGGGCGCCGAGCAGCTCCGAGAGCCGGTCGAGGCGCTGCTCGAGGGCCTCGAGGTCCTGGCGGGTCGGCAGGTCGAGGGCGTGCAGCACCCGCTCGACGGCGCGCTGCACCATGCGGTCGAGGTCGGGGGCCGCGAAGGCGATCCACTCCCTGCGCATCGCCCCTTCCCGGCTCAGCAGCTTGCGCACGTTGCGCTGCAGCTCGTCGAAGCCCTCGGAGGCGGGCCCGACGCCGCGCTTGAGCGCGCTGTAGAGCGCGTCGCCGCTGCGCTGGATCAGGTCCGTGAGCACGGTGCCGGGCACGCGCCGGCTCGAGCGCTCCGTGTCGACCAGGATCTGCGAGAGCGTGACCGAGGTGATGTCCTCGCCGCTCTCGTTGTCGATCACGCGGACGGCCTCGCCCGCCTCGATCAGCTCGGCGATGCCCTTCAAGGTGATGTAGCGACTCGTTGCCGTGTTGTAGAGCTTGCGATTCGCGTAGCGCTTGATCAGCACGGCACCGGAAGCGGACGGGCCGGCCTGGTTCGAATGGGGATCCACGGAGCGACCTCGGGCGGAACGGTGCCGCAAGCTAACGAATGGCCTCCGGGCGGTCAGCCCGCCGTCCCCGGTGGCCGCCGGTCCTCGATCGGAACGCGCTCGAGTGCGCGTGCGGCGCCGCGCCGCGGCTTCGGGCGCGTGTGCGGCGCGGGTTCCGCCGGCTCCGGAGGGGGCGCCGGCTGCGGGCCGCGCACGCCGAGCTCCCAGAGCAGCTCGCGCACGCCCAGGAACGCCCGCAGGACTCCGCGCGCTTCCGGATCCGTGCGGCTCTGCTCCTCCCAGCGCGCGATCTCGGCGTCGAGGGCCGCGGCAAGCGCGTCGAGCCAGCGCAGGCCCGCGCTGCCGCCCGCGCTCGTGGCGAGCCCCTCGAGCCAGCGCAGCGCGCCGCGCAGCGGCGCGTGGCCGTCGGCCGGCACGCCGGTCGCGCCGAGCGAGGCGGCATCGAGCAGCGCGCGGGCGGCGAGCGCCGCTTCGCCAGCCGCCGCGCGCGCGTGGCCGAGCGCCCGCGCCAGCACCTCCTCGAGCCCCGCCGAGGAGCGGCGCGCGGGCCGGACGTCGCGGGGTCGGCCCGGGGCGCCGGGCCGGCTCATCGCTCGGCCCCCCCGGCGCTGCCGGGCGCGAACAGCCAGCGCGCCACGTGGGCGAGGCCCTCCAGATCGTGCACGTCCCCGCTGAGCTCGGGAATCCGGCGGACGAAACCGCCCGCGCGCGCGGCGCGCGCGGCCAGCTCGGCGGTGGTCTCGGCGTCGGCGCGTGCCCAGGCCGCGTAGACGTCCCCGGCGGCCAGCGCGGCCCGTGCGGCCGCTTCGGCATCGAAGCCCGCTCCGCTCCGCGCCAGCAGCGTGGCAAGGGCGCGGCAGGCCTCGTCGTCGCGGCCCTCGTCGGGTACACGGATCGGCGTCGGATCCACCTCGGGATCCGGAGCGCCGGCCTCTCCGCCCCGACGGCCGGCGCGCTCCGGGCCCGCCGGGTGGGCGCGGGCCGGCCACAGGTGCACCCGGTTCACCACCACGCCCGCCAGCGGGACGCCCGCGGCGTCGAGCCGCCCGAGCAGCCCGAGCGCGTGGCGGGCCGATTCGGCCGCCGGCGAGGCGGCCAGCACGAAGCCCGCCTGCGGGCCGGTCAAGCGCTCCTGCACGCGGTGCGCGCGCTCGCGGAAGCCGGCCGACATGCCCTCGAAGGCGAGCAGGAACTCCGAGACGTCCTCTAGGAACGCGATCCCCGACACCCGCTCGATCACGCGCAGGACCCGCTCCGTGCTCTTCTGGAACAGCCGCACCCCGAAGCGGCCGGCGGCGAAGGCCGGGTGCAGCAGCATCTGCACGAGCCGGCTGTCGAGGAACTCGACGAGCCGGCGCGGCGCGTCGAGGAAGTCGAGCGCGTGCTGCGAGGGCGGCGTGTCGACGACGATCAGGTCGAGGTCCTCGCGCTCGGACAGCTCGTAGACCTTCTCCATCGCGGAATACTCGGCGCTGCCCGCCAGCGCGTCGGAGACGTGCTGGTAGATCCGGTTGTCGAGGATGCGCCGGCGGCTCTCCTCCGAGTCCGCGAAGCGGGTCACCAGATCGTCGAAGGTGCGCTTCATGTCGAGCATCAGCGCGAAGAGCCGCCCGGCGGGCGGCACCCCGAGCGCCGCCAGGC
This DNA window, taken from Deltaproteobacteria bacterium, encodes the following:
- a CDS encoding ArsA family ATPase, whose protein sequence is MSSTRLDPAALVRTRRILVCVGTGGVGKTTLAASFALEGARAGRRTAVLTIDPARRLADALGVGALGNEPIEIPRERLAALGVPPAGRLFALMLDMKRTFDDLVTRFADSEESRRRILDNRIYQHVSDALAGSAEYSAMEKVYELSEREDLDLIVVDTPPSQHALDFLDAPRRLVEFLDSRLVQMLLHPAFAAGRFGVRLFQKSTERVLRVIERVSGIAFLEDVSEFLLAFEGMSAGFRERAHRVQERLTGPQAGFVLAASPAAESARHALGLLGRLDAAGVPLAGVVVNRVHLWPARAHPAGPERAGRRGGEAGAPDPEVDPTPIRVPDEGRDDEACRALATLLARSGAGFDAEAAARAALAAGDVYAAWARADAETTAELAARAARAGGFVRRIPELSGDVHDLEGLAHVARWLFAPGSAGGAER
- a CDS encoding NAD-dependent epimerase/dehydratase family protein: MHAPGCVAITGLRSFVGQRLAERLSARGHGLRVLGIDLRRPWRLERRVPFERVDLTDPSANARLAELFARERVEAVVHTAFRRDPTPDLEADHELETIGTLHLLHACAAAKVSRLVVASSTMLYGPRPDNPQYLSESHPLRGHPDAHCIRNRVEMEELVAEWGRKRPDADVTVLRCAWVMGPSHWDRVVRHFAGSLVTTVLGYDPLLQFVHEDDCLDAFEQAVLERRRGVYNVVAPGALPLSMLLRLAGKTALPAPAPLLYRIRDLASRTQTGDPPAAFYDYLRWLWLAEGERAWNAFGEPVYSTREAWISFVASRRMRQYR
- a CDS encoding lysophospholipid acyltransferase family protein, encoding MSEPHLPESGEDAPAPDPEGAAAEARARRRLEGGLLQEALGALRAELSARLPSGEHGVDWMALFDSLRRRLGSTGMRSLPAEVDEFGLDRAALERARPWLDALLDRWWRVEVSGADALPRGQPCLFVANHSGLLPWDGLVICHALGRERLAPEAPRFLVEDWLLGLPFAQPFLTRLGGVRACRENAERLLRTRRSVVAFPEGAKGATKVFRQRYRVQRFGRGGVVRTAIATRVPLVPVAVVGAEEAHPVLFKVESAARAIGLPFVPVTPTFPWLGPLGLVPLPSKWWIGFGEPVRTDELVPEAEQDELLVSRLNEQLRAAVQERLDEGLRARPSVWG